A window of Garciella nitratireducens DSM 15102 contains these coding sequences:
- the lgt gene encoding prolipoprotein diacylglyceryl transferase codes for MDPIAFEIFGLQIRWYGILLSSAILIGIFLSMHLAEKNHFDSEKLLDLVLIMIPAAIVGARIYYVIFRWDYYSNNLNEIYKIWHGGLAIHGGIIGGIIVSIIYTKKRNLSFWELSDFIAPSLILGQAIGRWGNFFNQEAYGRETNLPWAITVNDPTKGIIHVHPTFLYESLWDFCVFLFLLWYGRNRKKVDGEVFILYIILYSIGRLFIESLRIDSLMFMGIRVAQLVSILAIIIAVIIFKYFRKSV; via the coding sequence TTGGATCCAATAGCATTTGAAATATTTGGACTTCAAATAAGATGGTATGGAATATTATTATCTTCTGCTATTTTAATTGGAATATTTTTATCTATGCATTTAGCTGAAAAAAATCATTTCGATTCTGAAAAATTATTAGATTTAGTACTTATCATGATTCCAGCAGCTATCGTTGGAGCAAGAATTTATTATGTGATTTTTAGATGGGATTATTATTCTAATAATTTAAATGAAATATATAAAATATGGCATGGAGGTTTGGCAATTCATGGAGGAATTATAGGAGGTATTATTGTTTCTATAATTTATACTAAAAAAAGAAATTTATCTTTTTGGGAATTATCAGATTTTATAGCGCCTAGTTTAATATTAGGACAAGCTATTGGCAGATGGGGGAATTTTTTTAATCAAGAAGCTTACGGGAGAGAAACAAATTTGCCTTGGGCTATAACTGTTAATGATCCTACTAAGGGAATAATTCATGTACATCCAACTTTTTTATATGAATCTTTGTGGGATTTTTGTGTATTTCTTTTTCTTTTATGGTATGGGAGAAATCGAAAAAAAGTAGATGGAGAAGTTTTTATTTTATATATAATACTATATTCAATAGGAAGATTATTTATAGAAAGTTTAAGGATAGACAGTTTGATGTTTATGGGAATTCGTGTTGCTCAATTAGTAAGTATTTTAGCAATTATAATAGCTGTTATAATTTTTAAATACTTTCGAAAAAGTGTTTAA